Proteins from one Phycisphaeraceae bacterium genomic window:
- a CDS encoding N-acetylmuramoyl-L-alanine amidase: MDQPPRPQPNEPAVPLTRRALLLRGVLGLGGLGALALSGCATSRTGDLPGPIWPDLDTVCDVPPPPPLAQPAPTPTVQTLPNGVLPRSQWARAEPICSLMNPMRPVRHITVHHDGLTPFTSTDPASTKARIEMIRNGHRGNGWGDIGYHFVIDREGRVWEGRAINWQGAHVKNWNEGNLGICCLGNFEQQSPSPAQLAALERQLKVLMQMYGVPKARVMTHQEWAGAKTACPGRTLQAQMVTMRKGSRLA; the protein is encoded by the coding sequence ATGGATCAGCCCCCTCGACCGCAGCCCAACGAACCTGCTGTTCCACTCACGCGACGCGCGCTGCTTCTGCGCGGAGTCCTCGGCCTTGGAGGCTTGGGCGCGCTGGCGCTGAGTGGCTGTGCAACCAGCCGGACCGGCGATCTTCCGGGACCCATCTGGCCCGACCTCGACACGGTGTGCGATGTGCCGCCGCCTCCGCCATTGGCCCAGCCCGCGCCCACGCCAACAGTGCAGACCTTGCCGAACGGAGTCCTTCCGCGAAGCCAGTGGGCTCGCGCTGAACCGATCTGCTCGCTCATGAATCCCATGCGGCCCGTCAGGCACATCACTGTGCATCATGATGGGCTCACACCCTTCACCTCCACGGACCCCGCGTCGACCAAGGCCCGCATCGAGATGATCCGCAATGGTCATCGCGGCAATGGGTGGGGCGACATCGGATACCACTTTGTGATCGACAGGGAAGGGCGCGTCTGGGAGGGTCGGGCCATCAACTGGCAGGGCGCGCATGTGAAGAACTGGAACGAAGGCAACCTCGGCATCTGCTGCCTCGGGAACTTCGAGCAGCAGTCGCCGAGCCCTGCGCAGCTTGCCGCCCTTGAACGCCAGCTCAAGGTGCTCATGCAGATGTACGGCGTGCCGAAGGCGCGTGTCATGACCCACCAGGAGTGGGCTGGCGCGAAGACGGCATGCCCAGGTCGGACGCTCCAGGCCCAGATGGTGACGATGCGAAAGGGCTCGCGCCTGGCGTGA